A single genomic interval of Spirosoma linguale DSM 74 harbors:
- a CDS encoding hypothetical protein (KEGG: dol:Dole_1815 hypothetical protein), translating to MKLTDFAILADENINPILVNTLRDNGFDVAHINDVGLGNTPDYVILSYAYNQNRIVLTLDDDFGTLIFKNKQPFIGIIRLHPGHLIGNIHIPTLQAILATDIDYQLPFLLIAEKRTDRIHIRYRTYTT from the coding sequence ATGAAGTTAACAGACTTTGCCATTCTGGCTGACGAAAATATTAACCCGATACTGGTAAATACATTACGCGACAACGGTTTCGATGTTGCTCATATTAATGATGTTGGCCTGGGCAACACCCCAGACTACGTAATATTATCGTACGCATATAACCAGAATCGCATTGTTTTAACATTAGATGATGATTTCGGAACACTAATTTTCAAAAACAAGCAGCCGTTTATCGGGATTATTCGACTTCACCCTGGTCACCTGATTGGTAATATACATATACCAACGCTTCAGGCTATTCTTGCTACGGATATAGATTATCAATTACCTTTTTTGCTGATTGCAGAGAAGCGTACAGATCGTATTCATATTCGATACCGAACTTACACAACCTAA
- a CDS encoding protein of unknown function DUF433 (PFAM: protein of unknown function DUF433~KEGG: rpe:RPE_2627 protein of unknown function DUF433), with protein sequence MVYQHIISTPGILGGKPCIKGTRISVELILETVANGASVADIVREFPQLSTDAVQEAVRYAINALRSERIIDVDIAA encoded by the coding sequence ATGGTCTATCAACATATTATTTCCACACCAGGTATATTAGGGGGAAAGCCTTGTATAAAAGGAACGCGTATCAGTGTAGAGCTGATTTTGGAAACGGTGGCTAATGGGGCATCCGTTGCAGATATTGTGCGCGAGTTTCCCCAGCTTTCCACTGATGCTGTTCAGGAGGCCGTTCGGTACGCAATCAATGCATTAAGAAGCGAACGTATCATTGATGTCGATATAGCAGCCTGA
- a CDS encoding transcriptional regulator, AraC family (PFAM: helix-turn-helix- domain containing protein AraC type~SMART: Helix-turn-helix, AraC domain~KEGG: cla:Cla_0123 conserved hypothetical protein, putative transcriptional regulator (AraC family)) translates to MLRVPSSIQANQFQSLNIQRPDGSEMTFVAYRSDVYPERNEVFFEEHAVIVVLEGEKKFSSPTQELHVHKGQILFFQRGCYSMNESIDANYKSLVFFVNEKSLKEFVGQHLNLFESQQTPLPDDPILAFTASATFDTFINSLLPYFGAKTPFLNELLRLKSQELLIHLLELDTAEHLRAILWHIYQGQKTDLDYLMSTYFLKPLSMNELSRLSGRSLSAFKRDFEEHFHTSPGHWIRRKRLEHAHFLLRNTDKNVSEVSMEIGYESVSHFIKAYKQQYGATPKRMV, encoded by the coding sequence ATGCTCCGTGTCCCCTCCTCCATTCAGGCCAATCAGTTTCAATCCCTGAACATTCAGCGGCCCGACGGTTCGGAGATGACGTTTGTGGCCTACCGCAGCGACGTATATCCCGAACGGAACGAGGTTTTTTTTGAAGAACACGCCGTCATTGTCGTGCTGGAAGGCGAGAAAAAATTCAGTTCGCCCACGCAGGAGTTGCACGTACACAAAGGCCAGATCCTCTTCTTTCAGCGGGGCTGCTACTCCATGAACGAATCCATTGACGCGAACTACAAGAGCCTGGTATTTTTCGTCAATGAGAAATCGCTGAAAGAGTTTGTCGGCCAGCACCTGAACCTGTTTGAAAGCCAGCAAACGCCCCTCCCCGACGATCCTATTCTGGCCTTTACCGCATCGGCTACATTCGACACCTTTATCAATTCGCTGCTCCCCTATTTCGGCGCGAAAACACCTTTCCTGAACGAACTACTTCGGCTTAAATCTCAGGAATTGCTCATTCATCTGCTCGAGCTAGACACCGCCGAACATCTGCGGGCCATTCTCTGGCACATTTACCAGGGTCAGAAAACCGACCTCGACTACCTTATGAGCACGTACTTCCTGAAGCCTTTATCCATGAACGAGTTGTCGAGGCTTTCGGGTCGAAGCCTGTCGGCGTTCAAGCGGGATTTTGAGGAACATTTCCATACTTCACCCGGCCACTGGATACGCCGGAAACGGCTCGAACACGCCCATTTCCTACTCCGCAACACCGACAAGAACGTCTCGGAAGTAAGTATGGAAATTGGCTACGAAAGCGTATCGCACTTTATCAAAGCCTACAAGCAGCAGTATGGGGCAACGCCGAAGCGGATGGTGTAA